The following proteins come from a genomic window of Coffea arabica cultivar ET-39 chromosome 11c, Coffea Arabica ET-39 HiFi, whole genome shotgun sequence:
- the LOC140016517 gene encoding uncharacterized protein, protein MVLTPLTPAQVCEDQLKLQRECDLDCQKRKQRTVDPGTCSTSICEQSTKGQVSTPSVPRDHALTKPSTRKQNMIIKAKDVRKLANADQPILLMICKHVLLGVVELDKALLSSMVALLQEFMDVLPDEILDGLPPIRGIEHQIDLILGAPLPNKPAYRMGPKETKEFQRQVDGLLGIGAVFMQDKRSCAFFSEKLGGAALNYSTYDKELYALV, encoded by the exons ATGGTCCTGACgccactcacacctgcacaagtttgtGAGGACCAATTaaaattgcaaagggagtgtgactTAGACTGTCAAAAGAGAAAGCAAAGGACGGTCGACCCTGGCACTTGTTCCACTTCCATATGTGAGCAATCCACCAAAggtcaagtgagcacacctagtgtACCACGTGATCATGCATTGACTAAaccaagcactaggaagcaaaacatgataattaaggctaaggatgtgcGCAAACTTGCAAATGCTGATCAACCTAtcttactcatgatttgcaagcatgtgctacTAGGCGTTGTtgagctcgataaggcattgctTTCGAGTATGGtcgctcttttgcaggaatttatGGATGTTTTACCTGACGAGATccttgatggcttaccacccattcgagggattgagcaccaaattgACCTAATTCTtggagcaccactacccaacaaacctgcttaccgcatgggtcctaaGGAGACAAAGGAGTTTCAacggcaagttgatggcctattag gtattggcgcCGTTTTTATGCAAGACAAGAGGTCTTGTGCATTTTTTAGTGAGAAACTAGGAGGTGCTGCCCTAAACTACTCCACGTACGATAAGGAGCTCTACGCACTTGTATGA